GCCGATGTCGAAAGGCTCCGTAATGGAGAGGTTTCTGCGGATATAGGCCGGAATTTTGCGATCTTCAACCGCCTGTTCGGGCATCCCGACGGCGGCCGGATGGGTCGGGCGGCCAAACCCCTGCGCCGACGGCGGCTTGGGCACCGAAGCCTCCTTTCGGCCAGGCGCCGATGGCTGCTGCTCATGTGACGGCTCCACTCTTTTGAAACCGGTGACGATCACCGTCACGCGAATCTCACCGCTAACCTGCGGTTCGTCGACGTAGCCGTTGATGATTTTTGCCTCGCTACCGACCTGCTCCTCGATGTAGTTCATGGCCTCGGCAATGTCGCGCATGGTCACGTCGCCGGTGATGTTCACCAGCACCCCCTTGGCGCCGCGCATCGCGACCCCCTCCATCAGCGGGCTGGTGACGGCATCCGATGCAGCCTTCAGGGCGCGACGCTCTCCGGCAGCAGCTGCCGAGCCCATGACCGCATCTCCCGCGCTCTGCATGATGCTGCGGACATCGGCAAAATCAACATTGACGTGTCCGTGGTGGGTGATGATATCGGCAATGCCCTTGACCGCACGGAACAGCACGTCGTTGGCCATGTTGTAGGCCTCGGTAGCGCTGACCCCTTCATCGGCGATGCTCAGGATTTTCTCGTTTTCGACGATGATGAGCGTATCGATATACTTGCGCAGCTCGGTGATTCCCCCATCAGCGATGCGTGCCTTGATCTGCCCCTCGAAGCTGAACGGGCGGGTAACCACACCGATGGTGAGAATGCCCATGTTGCGGGCGATAGAGGCCACGATCGGGGCCGCGCCGGTGCCGGTGCCCTTGCCCATGCCCGCGGCGATAAAGACCAGATCCGCGCCGCGAAGTTGGGTCGCGATCAGTTCACGGTCGTCCTCGGCAGCCAGCCGACCTTTACCCGGGTCGGCTCCTGCGCCGAGCCCGTTGGTTGCCTTCTTGCCTATCTGCACCCGTACCGGGGCTTTCGAGTTCAGAAGCGCCTGCCGGTCGGTATTGAAGACAACGAATTCGGTGCCGCTGATCTTCCTGTCAATCATGTTGTTGACCGCGTTGCCGCCGCAACCGCCGACACCGACAATCTTGATGTTGACTCCGCTGCCCTGATCGGCGTCGAACAGGCCCGGATCGAGTTCAAATGCCATACTATTCTATCCCTTGTTTATCCTGCCACTGCAG
This portion of the Chlorobaculum parvum NCIB 8327 genome encodes:
- the ftsZ gene encoding cell division protein FtsZ; the encoded protein is MAFELDPGLFDADQGSGVNIKIVGVGGCGGNAVNNMIDRKISGTEFVVFNTDRQALLNSKAPVRVQIGKKATNGLGAGADPGKGRLAAEDDRELIATQLRGADLVFIAAGMGKGTGTGAAPIVASIARNMGILTIGVVTRPFSFEGQIKARIADGGITELRKYIDTLIIVENEKILSIADEGVSATEAYNMANDVLFRAVKGIADIITHHGHVNVDFADVRSIMQSAGDAVMGSAAAAGERRALKAASDAVTSPLMEGVAMRGAKGVLVNITGDVTMRDIAEAMNYIEEQVGSEAKIINGYVDEPQVSGEIRVTVIVTGFKRVEPSHEQQPSAPGRKEASVPKPPSAQGFGRPTHPAAVGMPEQAVEDRKIPAYIRRNLSITEPFDIGRTGESSESKAPFTPESGDNEQIEKGSTDTPAYLRRKNNSPLP